The following coding sequences are from one Gossypium hirsutum isolate 1008001.06 chromosome A12, Gossypium_hirsutum_v2.1, whole genome shotgun sequence window:
- the LOC107933943 gene encoding transcription elongation factor SPT6 homolog, whose amino-acid sequence MQMIEEIVGPPPLDIRSIEEETIWIHNQLVMNSYILFCKKRTEERSVEVYVLLNKIKKEDIMRFLELHHVEKFDIPFIAMYRKQQCLSLLDDFEQNEAENEDNDDVGQAGQLKWHKVLWIIKELDMWFLLQKRKSVLQMHQRKIYDEECSKIDNSEKYTLNKQLFESISKSLNEAKTKEEIDDVDAKYTLNKLLSGFNIICTIYNLCYLDSFDCRC is encoded by the exons ATGCAG ATGATTGAAGAAATCGTGGGGCCTCCTCCACTTGATATAAGAAGCATAGAAGAGGAGACTATTTGGATACATAATCAACTTGTAATGAATTCATATATATTGTTCTGTAAGAAAAGAACTGAAGAAAGATCTGTAGAGGTATATGTTCTATTGAACAAAATTAAGAAGGAAGATATTATGAGGTTCCTGGAATTGCATCATGTGGAGAAGTTTGAT ATTCCATTTATTGCCATGTATCGGAAGCAGCAATGTCTGAGTCTGCTGGATGATTTTGAGCAAAATGAGGCTGAGAatgaagataatgatgatgttggacaAGCAGGGCAATTGAAGTGGCATAAG GTACTTTGGATTATAAAAGAATTAGACATGTGGTTTCTCCTTCAGAAGCGTAAGAGTGTGCTTCAGATGCACCAAAGGAAAATTTACGATGAGGAATGTTCGAAGATTGATAACAGTGAAAAGTATACTTTGAATAAGCAATTATTCGAATCAATATCAAAGTCTCTCAATGAAGCTAAAACGAAGGAAGAGATTGATGACGTGGATGCAAAGTATACTTTGAATAAGCTGTTATCTGGGTTCAACATAATCTGCACCATCTACAATTTATGTTATTTGGATTCATTCGATTGTAGGTGTTGA